In the genome of Leptospira saintgironsiae, one region contains:
- a CDS encoding DUF1801 domain-containing protein → MNKEVQKYNNSQTKIEKEICDILFQEINLHLPKAENKIWHAHPVWFLDGNPVVGYSKLKNCIRLLFWSGQSFDELGLEPEGTFKAAEVRYTSADQINKKDLKRWVNKSKKIQWDYKNIVKRKGVLERLK, encoded by the coding sequence ATGAATAAAGAAGTCCAAAAATATAATAACTCACAGACAAAAATTGAAAAGGAGATTTGTGATATTCTATTCCAAGAAATTAATCTTCATCTTCCTAAAGCGGAAAATAAAATCTGGCATGCCCATCCAGTCTGGTTCTTGGATGGGAACCCTGTTGTAGGTTATAGCAAACTTAAAAATTGTATTCGATTGCTCTTTTGGAGCGGGCAATCTTTTGATGAACTAGGTTTAGAACCGGAAGGAACATTTAAAGCTGCTGAGGTCCGTTATACAAGCGCAGATCAAATTAACAAAAAAGATCTAAAACGTTGGGTGAATAAATCTAAGAAAATACAGTGGGATTATAAAAATATCGTAAAACGAAAAGGTGTTCTGGAAAGATTAAAGTAA
- a CDS encoding MarR family winged helix-turn-helix transcriptional regulator, with amino-acid sequence MKQDRLLVLVTALRDQILDEVKKDYLRFGLTNITPAMGAVLCALKNEHPQSMKEIAKQIFRDQSSVTPLVQKLVDLNLAIQERSSLDARESQVRLTTSGKNTRLKIIRAGRKMNARLYRGMSAVDRKHLISLLAQLKK; translated from the coding sequence ATGAAACAAGATCGGTTGTTAGTCCTAGTCACTGCATTGCGAGATCAAATTTTAGATGAGGTGAAAAAGGATTATTTGCGTTTTGGATTAACGAATATAACTCCTGCGATGGGTGCTGTTCTTTGCGCACTTAAAAATGAGCACCCTCAATCTATGAAAGAAATTGCTAAGCAGATTTTTAGAGATCAGTCTAGCGTTACTCCATTGGTACAGAAACTGGTTGATTTAAATCTTGCTATTCAGGAACGTTCATCCCTTGATGCAAGAGAGTCCCAGGTCCGACTCACTACGTCGGGCAAAAATACACGTTTGAAAATAATTCGAGCCGGAAGAAAGATGAATGCTCGCTTATATCGAGGCATGTCGGCTGTGGATCGAAAACATCTTATTTCATTATTAGCCCAATTAAAAAAGTAA
- a CDS encoding toxin produces the protein MNGIYHKIGVRAGTADVIKALTTKAGLSGWWTRQVEGPFTGGTSGVGEPIHFDFGIAGIDMKVKELSSQHVRWECAAGPEDWIGSHIDFKLNPGTAPDGAALTLIYFRHQDWKIESDFTAHCSMKWAVFLLSLRDLIETGTGKPAPDDIKIDDFN, from the coding sequence ATGAACGGAATCTATCATAAGATAGGCGTTCGCGCAGGAACTGCAGACGTCATCAAAGCGCTGACGACTAAGGCGGGACTTTCAGGATGGTGGACTAGACAAGTAGAAGGTCCCTTTACAGGTGGGACCTCTGGTGTAGGAGAACCTATCCATTTTGATTTCGGAATAGCGGGAATCGATATGAAAGTGAAAGAACTTTCATCACAACATGTTCGTTGGGAATGTGCAGCAGGACCGGAAGATTGGATCGGTTCTCATATCGATTTTAAATTAAATCCGGGAACCGCGCCTGACGGAGCAGCATTGACACTTATCTATTTTAGGCATCAAGATTGGAAAATAGAAAGTGATTTTACTGCACATTGTAGTATGAAATGGGCAGTTTTCTTACTTAGTCTAAGAGATTTGATTGAAACTGGTACTGGTAAACCAGCACCGGATGATATTAAGATTGATGACTTTAATTAA
- a CDS encoding VOC family protein, with amino-acid sequence MKRVTGIGGIFFSAKDPAKLGSWYKTHLGIDVQSWGGAAFRWVDASGNPVNGTTAWSVGDGSYFAPSTSTFMVNYRVEDLHGLLKVLREEGCQVMEKVEESEYGIFGWVIDPEGNKVELWQPPAGQ; translated from the coding sequence ATGAAACGAGTTACAGGTATTGGCGGGATCTTTTTCAGTGCTAAAGACCCTGCTAAATTAGGTTCCTGGTATAAAACTCATCTTGGAATAGATGTCCAGTCTTGGGGTGGCGCGGCATTTCGTTGGGTTGACGCTTCTGGCAATCCTGTAAACGGAACAACTGCTTGGTCAGTTGGAGATGGATCTTATTTCGCACCTAGCACATCTACTTTTATGGTCAATTATCGAGTGGAAGATCTTCATGGATTATTGAAAGTACTTCGTGAAGAAGGTTGTCAAGTTATGGAGAAGGTAGAAGAATCTGAGTATGGAATATTTGGCTGGGTTATTGATCCGGAAGGAAACAAAGTTGAACTCTGGCAACCACCAGCGGGCCAATAA
- a CDS encoding dihydrofolate reductase family protein, giving the protein MRKIIVLEFLTLDGVIQGPGGEEEDTSGDFKYSGWQAPIFDDLMGTVMQKQMNLPFDLLLGRKTFDIWEPYWPKHSDFWPSVMSATKYVASNTRTTSEWRPSVFLNGDIVEKIGNLKKEEGPDLHVYGSANLVQTLMKHDFVDEFWLKIYPLTLGSGKRLFVEGTIPAMFKVTESQISPNGVIIANYKREGDIKTGNF; this is encoded by the coding sequence ATGAGAAAAATTATTGTACTCGAATTTCTCACTCTTGATGGAGTCATACAAGGCCCAGGTGGCGAAGAAGAAGATACTAGTGGCGACTTTAAATATAGCGGATGGCAAGCTCCAATTTTTGATGATCTTATGGGAACAGTTATGCAGAAGCAGATGAACCTTCCCTTCGATCTACTATTAGGCCGCAAAACATTTGATATTTGGGAACCATATTGGCCCAAACATTCTGACTTTTGGCCGAGTGTCATGTCGGCAACAAAGTATGTTGCATCAAATACCAGGACGACTAGCGAATGGAGGCCTTCCGTATTTTTAAACGGAGACATTGTGGAAAAAATCGGCAACCTTAAAAAAGAAGAAGGACCAGATTTACACGTTTACGGAAGCGCTAATCTAGTTCAGACATTGATGAAGCATGACTTCGTTGACGAATTTTGGCTAAAGATATATCCACTAACGTTAGGAAGTGGAAAACGGTTATTTGTAGAAGGCACAATTCCTGCGATGTTCAAGGTGACTGAAAGCCAAATCTCTCCAAATGGAGTCATTATTGCGAATTACAAACGTGAAGGTGATATTAAAACAGGGAATTTCTAA
- a CDS encoding SRPBCC family protein, producing the protein MDSKQINIQATIAADIKKAWEYYTDPKHIIHWNFATDDWQCPWAKNDLRPGGMYSARMEAKDGSFGFEFGAIYDTVVDQKNLAYTMGDGRKATVNFENKDNETIVTVIFDPESTNPVEMQRGGWQAILDNYKKYTEAN; encoded by the coding sequence ATGGACTCAAAACAAATCAATATTCAAGCTACAATTGCAGCAGATATTAAAAAAGCCTGGGAATACTACACTGATCCAAAACATATTATTCATTGGAATTTTGCCACTGACGATTGGCAATGCCCTTGGGCAAAAAATGATCTGAGACCTGGTGGTATGTACAGCGCGAGAATGGAAGCTAAGGATGGAAGTTTCGGCTTCGAGTTTGGAGCTATTTACGATACAGTCGTTGATCAGAAAAATTTGGCATATACAATGGGAGATGGTAGAAAGGCAACAGTTAACTTTGAGAATAAAGATAACGAAACAATTGTAACAGTAATCTTTGACCCTGAATCAACGAACCCAGTTGAAATGCAAAGAGGTGGCTGGCAGGCGATACTTGATAACTACAAGAAGTATACAGAGGCCAATTAA
- a CDS encoding MmcQ/YjbR family DNA-binding protein, protein MISLDKIRKLALALPEAKEEPHFEKISFRVRKKIFATVDQENKKIVLKFDTNDQDFFSAASKGSVYPIENKWGQQGWTCVEMKSTDLVLFKDMLVVSYCGVAPKKLVEALQQNSKSRKKL, encoded by the coding sequence ATGATATCCTTAGACAAAATAAGAAAACTTGCATTGGCACTTCCAGAAGCAAAGGAAGAACCTCATTTCGAAAAAATTTCATTCAGAGTGAGAAAGAAAATTTTTGCGACAGTGGATCAAGAGAATAAGAAGATCGTTCTTAAATTTGATACAAATGACCAGGACTTCTTCTCCGCGGCATCTAAGGGTTCTGTTTATCCGATAGAAAATAAATGGGGTCAGCAGGGCTGGACCTGCGTTGAAATGAAATCAACTGATTTAGTTTTGTTTAAAGATATGTTAGTTGTTTCTTATTGTGGTGTTGCTCCAAAAAAACTTGTAGAAGCACTTCAACAAAATTCAAAATCTCGTAAAAAACTATAA